The Vicinamibacteria bacterium DNA window CGGTCAAGCTCGTCGGGGCCCTCGACGCCTTCGCCGTCGATCCCATGGATCGCCTGGTGGTGGACGTGGGCGCCTCCACCGGCGGCTTCACGGAGACGCTCCTGGACCGGGGCGCCCGCCGCGTCTACGCCGTCGACGTGGGTCGGGGGCAGCTCCACGAATCGCTGCGCGCGGATCCGCGGGTCGTGGTCCTGGAGCAGACCAATGCCAGGAGCCTCTCCCTCCGCGAGGTGCCGGAGCCCTGCGATCTCGCCACCATGGACGTGTCTTTCATCTCCGTGCTCAAGATCCTGCCCGCCTTGCGCGGGATCCTGGTCCCGGGGGCGCACTTGGTCGTGCTCGTGAAACCCCAGTTCGAGCTGGGCCGCTTCCGGGTGCCACGGGGGGGCGTCGTCCGGGACCCCAGCCTCCACTTGCAGTCCCTCCGCGACGTGGCCTGGGCGGCGCAGCACGAGCACGGCTTCGCGGTGCG harbors:
- a CDS encoding TlyA family RNA methyltransferase gives rise to the protein MTGERLDVWMTQRGLAESREKAQALIMAGRVTVDGAPETKPGTEVADSAAVVVAPGPAHVGRGAVKLVGALDAFAVDPMDRLVVDVGASTGGFTETLLDRGARRVYAVDVGRGQLHESLRADPRVVVLEQTNARSLSLREVPEPCDLATMDVSFISVLKILPALRGILVPGAHLVVLVKPQFELGRFRVPRGGVVRDPSLHLQSLRDVAWAAQHEHGFAVRGACASPLEGAEGNREFFLHLLREGPALGSEPFDAMMARAVAT